Proteins encoded in a region of the Carassius auratus strain Wakin chromosome 21, ASM336829v1, whole genome shotgun sequence genome:
- the LOC113038980 gene encoding angiogenic factor with G patch and FHA domains 1-like, which produces MAAEGSPDPESSDPGLEAELVSLRSQAEALRQELKTCQDELQKLQKQLSQSERLQKTTESYNEDLRHQVDKLSTEIHERKKREREKMDVETQTEEYTWTETDYYNYYYGGYYQSGTETTAEAQENVVMESQGYCEPTEEHHVTAETAPANPEPPNESNDFPKTEDASGEGSSIADMLRATAEEALNQTNFVFDESSGMYYDHSTGFYYDSSSQLYYDANTGMYYYYDPDSGKYQFHSRIEVSTAHPEVEQTPQRKTKDWKNRKSVKNTDKASCPDGGDHKEAGPEIVRQSENHHRGKKDDSSSLKKGQKSRSQSPQRPSSKERSRQTKSRDRSRDRSTNRKKTRRRSKSHSDDSHSKSRRENGSNSDDTHRRKRKKKRKERKKSCSETRRERKSRSDNVSGESEPEEGEITESDGEKKLSPASSSSSSASPLQPEHDSPESEMETQMQEEAWPPCVRVTVVRSPVLQTGTLFILTADTVATIGREKDMNHAIRIPEMGVSKSHAEVYFDQEQQCYMLIDQGSQNGTVLNGNRILQPKVRCEPCPLTHGDEVKMGETVLSFHIHMGTATCDGCEPGQIIAHLSRYKKDDTSGTVLSKEDKELQRQKELKMMKVKYGLKSSDYEEQKALKNSRYKDRAENRRQTVGSEGMFQRNDAPASVHVEIGDENKGRKMLEKMGWKRGEGLGKDGAGMKDPIQLHVRKTQSGLGSGAAVSVEDASLTKTKNQRNWQRARERFSDACQADSAHPETGQSPKAWVKSQDTE; this is translated from the exons GCTGCGGAAGGAAGCCCAGACCCTGAATCCAGTGATCCAGGTTTGGAAGCAGAGCTTGTGTCTCTGAGATCACAGGCAGAGGCGCTGCGACAGGAGCTGAAGACATGTCAGGATGAACTTCAGAAGTTACAGAAGCAGCTCAGCCAGAGCGAACGACTCCAGAAGACGACAGAAAGCTACAATGAAGACCTCAGACATCAG GTTGATAAACTGAGCACAGAAATCCATGAgcgaaaaaagagagagagggagaaaatggATGTTGAGACTCAGACGGAGGAGTATACATGGACAGAGACAG attattataattactactaTGGCGGGTATTACCAGTCAGGAACAGAGACGACAGCAGAAGCACAGGAGAATGTCGTCATGGAAAGTCAAGGATATTGTGAACCCACCGAGGAGCATCATGTAACAGCTGAGACGGCTCCAGCCAATCCTGAGCCAccaaatgaatcaaatgattttCCAAAGACAGAG GATGCCTCTGGAGAAGGCAGCTCTATAGCAGACATGCTGAGAGCAACGGCAGAGGAAGCGTTGAACCAGACCAACTTTGTGTTTGATGAAAGCTCCGGCATGTACTACGACCACAGCACTGGATTCTACTACGACTCT TCCAGTCAGCTGTACTATGATGCTAACACAGGCATGTACTATTACTACGACCCAGACAGCGGAAAATACCAATTCCACTCTAGGATAGAGGTGTCTACAGCACACCCCGAAGTGGAGCAGACGCCACAGAGGAAGACCAAAGATTGGAAAAACAGGAAGTCGGTGAAGAACACAGATAAAGCTTCCTGTCCCGATGGAGGG GACCATAAAGAGGCGGGTCCTGAGATTGTCAGACAGTCTGAAAACCACCACAGAGGCAAGAAGGATGATTCATCTTCActtaaaaaaggacaaaaatctCGGTCCCAAAGCCCGCAGCGACCCAGCAGCAAAGAGCGATCCAGACAGACCAAGAGCCGAGACAGAAGCAGAGATCGCTCCACGAACAGAAAGAAAACCCGGAGGCGGAGCAAATCACATTCTGATGACTCGCACAGCAAGAGTCGGAGAGAAAACGGGTCAAATTCTGATGACACCcacagaagaaagagaaagaagaagaggaaagagaggaagaaaTCGTGTTCTGAGACCCGCAGAGAAAGGAAGTCACGCTCTGATAACGTGAGCGGTGAGAGTGAGCCGGAGGAGGGTGAGATCACAGAATCAGATGGAGAGAAAAAACTTTCtccagcatcatcatcatcctcgtcTGCATCTCCTCTCCAACCAGAACATGACAGTCCTGAGAGCGAAATGGAAACGCAAATGCAGGAAG AAGCCTGGCCGCCGTGTGTCCGGGTAACTGTGGTTCGCTCTCCTGTGCTGCAGACAGGAACGCTCTTCATCCTCACGGCGGATACAGTCGCCACAATCGGCCG AGAGAAAGACATGAATCATGCCATCAGAATCCCCGAGATGGGAGTCAGCAAG TCCCATGCAGAAGTTTATTTTGACCAGGAACAGCAGTGCTATATGCTGATAGATCAGGGAAGTCAGAACGGCACTGTCCTCAACGGAAACAGAATACTGCAG CCCAAAGTTCGCTGTGAACCCTGTCCTCTGACCCACGGAGATGAAGTGAAGATGGGAGAAACGGTTTTGTCTTTCCACATCCACATGGGAACAGCCACATGTGACGGCTGTGAACCAGGACAGATCATTGCACACCTGAGCCGTTATAAGAAAGACGACACCTCCG GGACTGTTCTCAGTAAAGAGGACAAGGAGCTTCAACGACAGAAAGAACTGAAGATGATGAAGGTTAAATATGGTCTTAAA AGCAGTGATTATGAGGAGCAGAAGGCCCTGAAGAACAGCAGATATAAAGATAGAGCAGAAAACCGCCGGCAGACAGTCGGGAGTGAGGGAATGTTTCAGCGAAACGATGCTCCTGCTTCTGTTCATGT tgaaaTCGGAGATGAAAATAAGGGTAGAAAGATGCTGGAGAAGATGGGCTGGAAACGAGGAGAAGGGCTTGGCAAGGATGGAGCTGGAATGAAGGATCCG